From the Deinococcus reticulitermitis genome, one window contains:
- a CDS encoding transposase encodes LYDLCREVQCQTGDGVDVMLVDQGYSGEQASIDAALNDVELVVVRRPAGTSGFVLLPKRWIVERTFAWTSRFRRLTRDLERLQGTLLGFHWLALSVLLLHKLSPNFGMLS; translated from the coding sequence CTCTATGACCTGTGCCGTGAGGTGCAATGTCAGACCGGGGATGGGGTAGACGTGATGCTGGTGGATCAGGGGTACAGCGGTGAGCAGGCCAGCATTGATGCCGCTCTAAACGACGTGGAGCTGGTCGTCGTACGACGACCAGCGGGGACTTCAGGATTCGTGTTACTGCCCAAACGTTGGATTGTAGAACGAACGTTCGCCTGGACATCACGTTTTCGCCGTCTGACACGAGACTTAGAACGACTCCAGGGAACGCTGCTTGGATTTCACTGGCTTGCGCTCTCGGTTCTGCTGCTGCACAAACTCAGTCCGAATTTTGGAATGCTGTCCTGA